In the genome of Phocaeicola salanitronis DSM 18170, the window TAGCAGCTTGTAATCCTGCCTTTGTCCTTTCAATAATCATTTCTCTCTCATATTCAGCTAAAGCAGCAAATATACCAAACTGACATTTTCCTAAAGCACTACTTGTATTAATGCCATCACTAATACTAATAAATGCAATATTACGCTTTTGCAAACCATCTACAATAGAAACCAACTCTTTTAAAGATCTTCCTAACCTATCAAGCTTCCAAATCACAAATGTATCACCAGCACGCAAATAAGATAAAGCCTTATCTAATTCTGGTCGCTCTTTTACACCTGAAGCCTTTTCCATGAAAATACGTTCACACCCAACACTTTTTAAAGCATCAAGTTGAAGATCTAAATTTT includes:
- a CDS encoding recombinase family protein, whose amino-acid sequence is MEFIGYARVSTREQNLDLQLDALKSVGCERIFMEKASGVKERPELDKALSYLRAGDTFVIWKLDRLGRSLKELVSIVDGLQKRNIAFISISDGINTSSALGKCQFGIFAALAEYEREMIIERTKAGLQAARERGKLGGRPKGLSVEGKRKAKAAKILYLNGEYSINEICKMLKIGSKATLYRYLSFENVSINRRKK